Within the Gemmatimonadales bacterium genome, the region CTTTTTCGGTGATCCGCGCGATGTCGCAGCGAAACGACGACCCCGCGCGGGCGAGCCGCCCGTTCGACGCGGACCGCGACGGGTTCGTGATGGGTGAGGGGGCCGCGGTGCTGGTGCTCGAGGAACGCTCGCGCGCGCTGGCACGCGGCGCGCCGATCGTCGCCGAGGTCCTCGGCGCGGCCTCGACCAACGACGCGTACCACATGACCGCCCCGCGGCCCGACGGCGGGCAGGCCGCCCGCTGCGTCAGGCTCGCGCTGGAGGACGCCGGCGTCAAGCCGCACGAAGTGGACTACGTCAACGCGCACGGGTCGTCCACTCCGCTCAACGACAAGACGGAGACGCTCGCCTTCAAGCAGGTATTCGGCGAGCACGCAAGCCGCCTCGCGGTGAGCGGCACCAAGGGCTACTACGGACACCCCCTGGGCGCGTCCGGCGCGATCGAGGCGGCGGTCACCGCGCTGGCGCTGGACCGCGGCTGGCTGCCGCCCACGATCAACCTGGAATGCCCCGATCCCGAATGCGACCTCGACTACCTCGGAAACGGCGGCGAGGCGCGCCCGGCCGACGTCGCCGTGTCCAACTCGTTCGGCTTCGGGGGCATCAACGCCGCCATCGTCATGAAGAGGACGGACTGACGGACCGGTGACGGACGGACCGCGGCCGCCGGCGCTTGCGTTGGGCGCCGCGGCCCGGGCATATTGTCGCCGCTGGTTGGTCCACTTCCCAACTATACCGAACCACGAGGCACGTGCATGCGTAACACCCTGCGCCCGCTGGTCGCGGAATTCATCGGCGTGTTCTTTCTCACTTTCGCCGGCGCCGGCGCGATCGTAGCCAACACCTATCGCGAGGGCAGCGTCGGTCTGCTCGGCATCGCCGCGGCCCACGGCCTGGCGCTAGCCATAGCCATCAGCGCCACCATGAACATCTCGGGCGGCCACATCAATCCCGCGGTGACGCTCGGACTGTGGTCGGTAGGCCGGATCGACGCGAAGAAGGCCGGCCGGTACGTCCTCTTCCAGCTCCTCGGAGCGGTCGCCGCGGCGTACGCCGTCAAGGGGCTCTACCCTGAGATGGCCGGTAGGGTGGCGGCGCTCGGCACTCCGCGG harbors:
- the fabF gene encoding beta-ketoacyl-ACP synthase II, which gives rise to MSAPRRVVVTGIGCVTPIGTGVEGLWEGLRARRSAVRAITRFDPTPFRSRVAAEIPDFRPRDFLDAKRAKHYDRYSQLAVVAAGLAIENAALNLAAEDRERVGAIMGSALGGVAYAEEQVGVYFHQGLRAVDPMLALSVFGGAASCNIAIQFGISGPNSTNAMSCASGTIAVGDAFHAIRDGRADVMVAGGAEAPLAPLCFGAFSVIRAMSQRNDDPARASRPFDADRDGFVMGEGAAVLVLEERSRALARGAPIVAEVLGAASTNDAYHMTAPRPDGGQAARCVRLALEDAGVKPHEVDYVNAHGSSTPLNDKTETLAFKQVFGEHASRLAVSGTKGYYGHPLGASGAIEAAVTALALDRGWLPPTINLECPDPECDLDYLGNGGEARPADVAVSNSFGFGGINAAIVMKRTD
- a CDS encoding aquaporin; this encodes MRNTLRPLVAEFIGVFFLTFAGAGAIVANTYREGSVGLLGIAAAHGLALAIAISATMNISGGHINPAVTLGLWSVGRIDAKKAGRYVLFQLLGAVAAAYAVKGLYPEMAGRVAALGTPRLASDVSLVQGIVIEAILTFFLAFAVMGTAVDPAAPKIGGFGIGLTVMFGILAGGNLTGAAMNPARAFGPALASGTWIAQGVFWVGPILGAIAAMQVYERMLLKKDG